The DNA segment GCGTCCCATCCGATCGTCGAGGGCCCAGCTGCCACCAAAGCAAGGCGGGGGGACCACGGTCCCACGACCTCCAGGGTCGCGGAGCTATGCTGCTCGCGAGATGGCGATTATCCCTCCTTCGTCCGACCTGCTCCCCGCCCGAGCCGCCGTCCGCGGCCCGAACGCCACGCGACGCGCCGTCCTTCTCCTCGTCGGCGGTCTGGCGACCACGCTCGCCGGTTGCTCGGAGACCGACGTCATTGCCGACCCCGTCGTCCGGCCCGTCCTCGTCCATCCGGTCGCGCCCGGATCCGACGTGACGGAACGGCGCTTCCCCGCCCGCGCACGGGCTGGCAGCGAATCCGAGTTGAGCTTCAAAGTGGCGGGACAGATCCGCGAGCTCTTCGTCTCCGTGGGCGAGACCGTGCGCCAGGGTCAAGTCATCGCAGCGCTCGACGACAGCGATCTCAAGCTGGAGCTGCGCCAGGCGGAGGCCGGCTACGCCGAGGCCAGCGCCCGCGACCGCAACGCGCAGGCGGAGTACGAACGGACGAAGGTGCTCCATGATCGAGACGCGACCTCGGACAACCAGCTGGAGGCCGCGGAAACCGAGGCCGTGTCGGCCCGAGCCCACCTGCAGGCCCAGGCCCAGGCCGTCGCGCTCGCCCGCTCGAGGTTGGGCTACGCCGAGCTGCACGCGCCGACGGACGGCTTGATCGCTTCGGCGCCGGTCGAGCGCAACGAGAACGTGAACATCGGCACGCCGATCGTCATCCTCAACGCCGGAGGACGTCCCGAGCTCGCATTCACCGTACCCGAGAGCGTGGTCGGCTCCGTGGAGCGCGGGATGCCCGCCACGGTCCGCTTCACGACCCTCCCGGACACGGTCTTCCCCGCCGAGATCGTCGAGATCGGCGTCAGCTCGGGGCGTGTTGCCTTTCCCGTGACCGCGCGCCTTCTGAACGGAGACGAGCGCATCCGCTCGGGCATGGTGGCCGAAGTGACCATGCGATTCTCGCGTGAACGCGGCGAAGGTCCCCCCAAGCTGATGGTGCCGAGCTTCGCGGTCGCCGAGGACGCAGCGGGCCGGTTCGTCTACGTCGCCGAGCCGACCGAGGGCGAGCTCGCCCGTACGGAGCGTCGCGAGGTCGAGATCGGCGAGCTCACCACCGAGGGACTCGAGATCGAGAAGGGTCTCGAGGCAGGAGACCAGGTCGTGATCGCCGGGCTCCGCTTCGTCGAGCCCGGACTGACCGTCCGCATCATGTACCGCGAATAGCGGAGCGAGACCGCGTGGACCTCACACGACTCGCCATCGAGAAGAACCGCGTCACGATCGCCCTGCTCGCGGTCGCACTCCTCGGCGGACTGATCGCGTTCAATGGCCTGCCCCGCGCCGAGGACCCGGGCTTCGTGATCCGCACCGCGCAGGTGATCACCCGATTCCCCGGCGCAAGTCCGGAGCGCGTCGAAGACCTGGTCACCCACAACCTGGAGCGTGCGATCCGGGAGATCCCCGAGCTCGAGAGCGTCGAGAGCACCTCGAAGACCGGCGTCTCGATCATCACGGTCAACATCCAGGAGAAGTACAAGGAGATGCGTCCCATCTGGGACTCGCTCCGACGGAAGATCGAGCGCGAGGCACCGCAGCTGCCCAGGGGCGCGCTCGATCCGATCGTGAACGACGAGTTCGGCGACGTCTTCGGCATCGTGATGGCGCTGACCGGCGACGGCTTCAGCTACGCCGAGCTCAAGGAGGTCGCGGACGCGACCCGCGACCGTTTTCTCCAGCTTCCCGACGTCGCGAAAGTCGAGATCCTCGGCGTGCAGGAGGAGCGGATCTTCATCGAGTACGAGAACGCTCGACTCGCGGAGCTCGGTCTCGCCCCGACCGAGCTGTCCGACATCCTCGAGGCGCAAAACATCGTGACGCCGGGCGGCAGCATCCGACTCGGGCCCGAGCGCATCGTGATCGAGCCCTCGGGCAGCTTCGAATCCCTCGAGGACGTACGCCGAGCGATTCTCCAGCTTCGCGACAGCGACGAGGTCCTCTATCTCGAGGACATCGTCGAGATCCGACGCGACTACATCGACCCGCCCGTGGAACGCGTGCATACCGGACGAGGCGCCGTACTCTACCACGCGCTGGAGCCCACGTTCCCCGTCGACGACCCCAAGACCGCGGCGCTCGTCATCGCGGTCTCGATGCGCGAGGGGGGACGGCTCACGGCGCTGGGCGACCAGGTCGAGGACCTGATCCGCTTCTTCAACGAGATCTACCCGATCGGACTCCAGCTCGATCCGATCATCTTCCAGCCCGACGACGTCCGACAGGTGATCGACAGCTTCGTGTCCAATCTGGTGCAGGCGGTCGTCGTGGTGATGGCCGCGATGCTCGTCTTCCTCGGGCTGCGCACTGGCCTCGTGATATCGGCGCTGATCCCGATGGCCATGATGACGACGCTCCTCGTCATGCAGCTCACGGGGATCGGCCTCGACCAGATCTCCCTGGCGGCGCTGATCATCGCGCTGGGCATGCTCGTCGACAACGGCGTCGTCGTGGCGGAGTCGATCGTCGTCGGCATGCAGAGCGGCGAGAACGGAAAGGACGCGGCGATCCGATCCGCGAAGGAGCTCCGCGTCCCCTTGTTGACCGCGTCGCTCACGACCAGCGCCGCGTTCCTGCCGATCTACCTCGCGGAATCCGCCACCGGGGAGTACACCGCCTCGCTCTTCACCGTCGTCACGATCGCGCTCCTCGCTTCCTGGATCCTGGCGCTCACGATGACGCCGATGCTCTGCGCGACCCTGCTCCGCGCACCCGCGGACGAGACCGGACCGAAACGGTCGGGGGCCTTCTATCGGGCCTACCGCACGGTCCTGACGAACCTCCTGCGGCATCGAGCGCTCACGATCGCGGTCGTCGTGCTCGCGTTCGTCGCCTCGGTCTGGGGAGCGCGCTTCGTGCCGGCGCTCTTCTTTCCTCCCTCGGATCGACCGAGTCTGGAGGTCGAGATCGAGCTGCCGCCTGGCACCGACATCGAGTACACACGACACGTCGTCGAAGGCCTCGAGGCCCATCTCGTCGAGCATCAGCTCGTCGGCGAAGATCGAGACGAGGGCATTCTCGACTGGGGCAGCTTCATCGGGCGCGGCGGACCGCGGTACTACCTGAGCTACGGGCCCGAGCCCCAGAACCCCGCCTACGCGATCATGCTGGTGAGCACGACGTCCCACGAGGCGCGCGACGCCGCGATCGCCGACATCCGCGACTACTTCTGGACGCGACACCCGGAAGTCCTGGCCAACGTCCACCCCCGACGCCTCGGTCCCCCGGTGAGCCACCCGATCCAGATCCGGATCACCGAGGGAGGCTACGGCGCGACGACGCTCTTCGAGACCGTCGAAGAGGTGAAGGCGCATCTGCGGACCCTCCCCACCGCGCGCAACGTCGGCGACGACTGGGGCCTGCGCACGAAGAAGATCCTCATCACCGTCGACCAGGTGCGCGCCCGCAACGTCGGGGCGACGAGCCAGGACGTCGCCCTGTCGCTCCAGACCCTCTTCACCGGGCTCGAGGTCACGCAGTACCGCGAGGCGGAGAAGGTGATCCCGGTGACGATGCGCTCGAACGAGGAGGGTCGCCTCAGCCTGGACGCCCTGTCCGCCGCGAACATCTACGTCCAGGGCACGGGCCAGACCGTCGCGCTCAGCGAGATCGCGACCGCCGAGATCGTGTGGGAGCCCTCGAAGATCCTCCGCCGGAACGGGTCGCGCTCCGTCTCCGTCCTGTCGGACGTCGCGCCGGGCACCCTCGCCTCGGGGGTCACGGCGGAGATCGTGCCGTGGCTCGAGGAGACCTCGAAGCGCTGGCCCCTCGGCACGACCTGGGAGCTGGGCGGCGAGGACGAAGCCTCGTCCAAGGCGAACGCTTCGATCGGCGCCAAGTTGCCCCTCGGTGCCGGCATCATCCTGCTGCTGCTCGTCACGCAGTTCAACTCGTTCCGCAAACCGCTCATCGTGCTGCTCACGGTTCCGCTCGGACTGATCGGCGTCGTGCTCGGGCTCCTCGTAGCACGGTCGTATTTCGGCTTCATGACCTTCCTGGGTGTGATCTCGCTCTTCGGCATCGTGATCAACAACGCCATCGTCCTGCTCGACCGCATCCAGATCGAGATCGACGAGAACGGGCG comes from the bacterium genome and includes:
- a CDS encoding efflux RND transporter periplasmic adaptor subunit, with amino-acid sequence MAIIPPSSDLLPARAAVRGPNATRRAVLLLVGGLATTLAGCSETDVIADPVVRPVLVHPVAPGSDVTERRFPARARAGSESELSFKVAGQIRELFVSVGETVRQGQVIAALDDSDLKLELRQAEAGYAEASARDRNAQAEYERTKVLHDRDATSDNQLEAAETEAVSARAHLQAQAQAVALARSRLGYAELHAPTDGLIASAPVERNENVNIGTPIVILNAGGRPELAFTVPESVVGSVERGMPATVRFTTLPDTVFPAEIVEIGVSSGRVAFPVTARLLNGDERIRSGMVAEVTMRFSRERGEGPPKLMVPSFAVAEDAAGRFVYVAEPTEGELARTERREVEIGELTTEGLEIEKGLEAGDQVVIAGLRFVEPGLTVRIMYRE
- a CDS encoding efflux RND transporter permease subunit — its product is MDLTRLAIEKNRVTIALLAVALLGGLIAFNGLPRAEDPGFVIRTAQVITRFPGASPERVEDLVTHNLERAIREIPELESVESTSKTGVSIITVNIQEKYKEMRPIWDSLRRKIEREAPQLPRGALDPIVNDEFGDVFGIVMALTGDGFSYAELKEVADATRDRFLQLPDVAKVEILGVQEERIFIEYENARLAELGLAPTELSDILEAQNIVTPGGSIRLGPERIVIEPSGSFESLEDVRRAILQLRDSDEVLYLEDIVEIRRDYIDPPVERVHTGRGAVLYHALEPTFPVDDPKTAALVIAVSMREGGRLTALGDQVEDLIRFFNEIYPIGLQLDPIIFQPDDVRQVIDSFVSNLVQAVVVVMAAMLVFLGLRTGLVISALIPMAMMTTLLVMQLTGIGLDQISLAALIIALGMLVDNGVVVAESIVVGMQSGENGKDAAIRSAKELRVPLLTASLTTSAAFLPIYLAESATGEYTASLFTVVTIALLASWILALTMTPMLCATLLRAPADETGPKRSGAFYRAYRTVLTNLLRHRALTIAVVVLAFVASVWGARFVPALFFPPSDRPSLEVEIELPPGTDIEYTRHVVEGLEAHLVEHQLVGEDRDEGILDWGSFIGRGGPRYYLSYGPEPQNPAYAIMLVSTTSHEARDAAIADIRDYFWTRHPEVLANVHPRRLGPPVSHPIQIRITEGGYGATTLFETVEEVKAHLRTLPTARNVGDDWGLRTKKILITVDQVRARNVGATSQDVALSLQTLFTGLEVTQYREAEKVIPVTMRSNEEGRLSLDALSAANIYVQGTGQTVALSEIATAEIVWEPSKILRRNGSRSVSVLSDVAPGTLASGVTAEIVPWLEETSKRWPLGTTWELGGEDEASSKANASIGAKLPLGAGIILLLLVTQFNSFRKPLIVLLTVPLGLIGVVLGLLVARSYFGFMTFLGVISLFGIVINNAIVLLDRIQIEIDENGRTPAEAIPLAAEARLRPILLTTATTILGLVPLYLGGGPMWEPMAIAIIFGLAFSTVLTLGVVPVLYAIFFRVRTG